A region of the Variovorax sp. 54 genome:
CTGCTGGGCGACCTGCGCCAGAAGAACTACGAAGACCTCATCGTGGTCTCGCCCGACGTCGGCGGCGTGGTCCGTGCCCGTGCGCTGGCCAAGCAACTGAACTGCGACCTCGCCATCATCGACAAGCGCCGCCCGAAGGCCAATGTCAGCGAAGTCATGAACGTGATCGGCGAGATCGACGGCCGCAACTGCGTGATCATGGACGACATGATCGACACGGCCGGCACGCTGGTCAAAGCGGCCGAAGTGCTGAAGGAGCGCGGCGCCAAGAGCGTGTACGCCTACTGCACGCACCCGATCTTCTCGGGCCCGGCCATCGAACGCCTGTCCAAGGGCACCGCCCTGGACGAAGTGGTCGTCACCAACACCATCCCTCTTTCCGACGCGGCCGTCGCGTGCGGAAAGATCCGCCAGCTCTCCGTGGCACCGCTGATCGCCGAAACGATCCAGCGCATTGCCAAGGGCGAGTCGGTGATGAGTTTGTTCTCGGACCAGGACAACCTGTTCTGACCTGAGAGCGAAAAAGCGGGCCTCCTTCGGAGGCCTTTTTGAATCGGAGTCGCACTGGTCGCGGTGGACTCTCACAGGAGCTAGTTATGAAATTCGTCGCTTATGAGCGCGCAAAGCAGGGCACGGGTGCGAGCCGCCGTCTCCGCATCACGGGCAAGACCCCGGGCATCGTCTACGGTGGTGACACCCAGCCGCAACTGATCGAAATCGATCACAACGCGCTGTGGCACGCCCTGAAAAAGGAAGCCTTCCACTCGTCGATCCTCGAAATGGAATTCGCCGGCGCCGTCACCAAGGTGCTGCTGCGCGACGTGCAATACCACCCGTTCCGCCAGCTGGTGCAACACATCGACTTCCAACGCGTCGATGCCAAGACCCGCATGAACATGAAGGTGCCGCTTCACTTCAAGGGTGAAGAAGAGTCCGACGCCGTCAAGCTGGATCACAACCTCGTGAACCACGTGATGACCGAACTGGAAATCAACTGCCTGCCGAGCGATCTGCCTGAATTCCTCGAGATCGATCTGTCGGGTCTGAAGAAGAACGCCACGCTGCACGTCAACGACATCAAGCTGCCCAAGGGCGTGAAGTTCGTGAGCCACGGCAAGACCAACCCCGTCATCGTGTCGGCCGTGCCGCCGCTGGTGTCGGAAGAGCCGGCTCCCGCCGCCGAAGGCGCTGCTGCCGAAGGCGCTGCTGCTGCCGCTGGCAAGCCCGCCGCCAAGACGGCCAAGAAGAAGTAATCCTCTTTCTTTCCGTCCGCGAACAGAAGGCCCGCCTCGTGCGGGCCTTTTGCTTTGTGGGGCGGCGAGATAATTCCCGCCATGATCAAGCTGTTTGTCGGCCTCGGAAACCCGGGCCCTGAGTACGAAGCCACGCGCCACAACGCCGGCTTCTGGTGGATCGACGCCCTCGCGCGCGACTGGAAGCTCAACCTCGTGCCCGAGCGGGGCTACCACGGCCTCGCAGCGCGCGCGAACATCGGCGGCCAGAGCATCTGGCTGCTGGAGCCGCAGACCTTCATGAACCTGTCGGGCAAGTCGGTGGCCGCGCTGGCGCGCTTCTTCAAGATCGCCCCCGAAGAAATCCTCGTGGTGCACGACGAGCTCGACGTGGTGCCCGGCCAGGCCAAGCTCAAGTTCGGCGGCAGCCATGCGGGCCACAACGGCCTGCGCGACATCCACGCGCAGCTCGGCACCGGCGACTACTGGCGCCTGCGGCTGGGCATCGGCCATCCCGGCGTGAAGTCGGAGGTCGTCAATTGGGTGCTCAAGAAGCCGCTCAAGGAACAACGTGAAGCGATTGAAGACGCCATCGTGCGCACCTTGCATGCCGCCCCCGCCCTGGTGGCCGGCGAGATGGAAAAGGCCACGCTGATGATTCACACGAGCAAACCGCCGCGGCCCAAGCCGCCGAGGCGGGAGCCCGGCGACGGAGGCACGACGCCTGCCGCCACCTAGCCGGCCACGGGAGTGCAGGGAGGGAGAGAACTAAAAATGAGAAGAAGAACGACGAAGAACAAGAAGACGGAAGAAGCCGCAACCAAGACGGCAACCAACCGGGTGATGGCTGTTTTTGCGATCGCGCTGTCCGCAGCCGCCATGGGCGCTTCAGCCCAGACCTGGCGATGCGGCAACACCTATTCCGACCAGCCGTGCGAAGGTGGGCGGACCGTGAAGGTGGACGACCGGCGCAACGAGGCGGACCGCAAGGCGGCGGAAGACGCCGCGCGCCGCAACGAACGCAGCGCCGACCGGCTGGCGCGCAGCCGCCAGTCGCTGGAGCGGGAGGCGCTCAGCCAGGGCAGTGCCACGACCTTCGATGCGGGGCGCTTCACCACGAACGCGCAACCGCTCACGCCCGCCGAAAAGGCCGCCCAGGCCCGCCAGCGCAAGCACACGGCCGCCCCCCGCCCGACGAGCGCGCGCTTCAACAGCCCGTCGACCGGCGACACGGCCCCGAAGGAAACCAGCAAGAAGAAGAAGAAAAAGAAGGAGTAGCCCGGCTCAGACGGCGCCGGCTGACGACGGCGAGGCGGCATCCGACGCAGGCGGTGCCGCCTTGTCTGCCGTGAGACGCACGTACTTCTGCAGCAGCGTCTCGCGGGTCTCCACATGGTCCGGGTTCACCGGGATGCAGGCCACCGGGCAGATCTGCACGCACTGCGGCTCATCGAAGTGACCGACGCACTCGGTGCACTTGTGCGGATCGATCTCGTAGAACTCGGCGCCCATGTAGATCGCATCGTTCGGGCACTCGGGCTCGCAGACATCGCAGTTGATGCATTCGTCGGTGATCATGAGGGCCATCCCCCGATTATCGGCGGAGCGGGCGCATGCCCCGCCGCAGACCTTGCGGAGCCCCCGCCGGCGTCAGGGCGGTCCGACGAGGAGCGACAAAGTTCACAGTCGAGGCACGGTTGTTGCACCAGTCAGTTATGCTGCGGCCCGCCCCATGAGTCTGTTTCTATTCAAGCGCATCGCCACGCTGATCGGCACCCTGATCGGCGCCTCGGTCATCGTTTTCCTCGTCCTCGAGATCCTGCCCGGCAATGCCGCGCAGATGCTCATGGGCCCCGACGCCTCGCCCGATGCCGTCGCGGCCCTGGCCACCAAGCTCGGCCTCGACCAGCCCGCGTGGACGCGCTACTGGCACTGGATCGGCGGCCTGCTCACCGGCAACCTCGGCGACAGCTACGCCTACAGCTCGCCCGTCATCGACCTGATCCTCGAACGTCTGGCCCTCACGGTGCCACTGGCCGTGATGGCGATGAGCCTGACCGTCGTGATCGCTCTGCTGGTCGGCGTCACCGCCGCCGCGCGCCACAACAAGCTCGGCGACGTCGGCCTCATGGGCATGGCCCAGGTCGGTATCGCCATTCCCAACTTCTGGTTCGCGATCCTGCTGATCCTCGTGTTCTCGGTGCAGCTGCAGTGGTTCTCCGCCGGCGGCTTCGAGGGCTGGGGCGAAGGCATCTTCGCGGGACTGAAATCGCTGCTGCTGCCAGCCTTGTCGCTCGCCGTGGTGCAGGCTGCGATCCTCGCGCGCATCACACGCTCCGCCGTGCTCGAGGTGATGCGCGAAGACTTCGTTCGCACGGCACGCGCCAAAGGCGTGTCGCAGCGCATGGTGCTGTGGACCCACGTGCTGCGCAACGCGATGATCCCCGTCATCACCGTCATGGGCATGCAGTTCTCCGAGCTGCTGGCCGGCACCATCGTGGTGGAGAACGTGTTCTACCTGCCGGGCCTGGGCCGCTTGATCTTCCAGGCCATCAGCAACCGCGACCTGATCGTGGTGCGCAACTGCGTGATGCTGCTCGCGGCGATGGTCGTCATCGTGAACTTCGTGGTCGACGTGCTCTACGCCGTCATCGACCCGCGCATCAAGGCGAGCGACGTATGAGCGCCACCACCGTTCCCAGCGCTGTCGCGCTCAAGGTGCCGGGCTTCTGGCGCCGTGCCCTGCACCACCGCAGCTTCGTGATCGGCGGCGTGCTGAGCCTGCTGCTGTTGATCGCTGCCGTGCTCTCCCTGGTCTGGACGCCCTGGTCGCCCTACACGATGGACATGCCGAACAAGATGCAGGGCCCCTCGGCCACGCACTGGCTCGGCACCGATGCGTTCGGTCGCGACGTGGCCTCGCTGCTGCTGGTGGGCGCGCGTGCATCCATCCTCGTGGGCGTGATCGCCGTGGGCATCGGCCTCGTCGTCGGCACCGCGCTGGGCCTGTTGGCTGCTGCGAGACGCGGTTGGGTCGAAGAAGCGGTGATGCGCCTGTCGGACTTCACGCTCGCCTTCCCCGCGATCCTCTCGGCGATCATGATGACCGCCGTGTTCGGCGCAGGCATCGTGAACGCCATCGTCGCGATCGGCATCTACAACATCCCGACCTTCGCGCGCATCACGCGCGCTTCGGCCAACGCGATCTGGTCGCGCGAGTACGTCGCCGCCGCACGCGCCTGCGGCAAGGGATCGTTCGCGATCACGATGCAGCACGTGCTGCCCAACATCTCGGCCGTGCTGATCGTGCAGATCACGATCCGTTTCGCCATCGCCATCCTGGCCGAAGCCGCCCTCTCCTACCTCGGCCTCGGCACACAGCCGCCGCAGCCCTCGTGGGGCCGCATGCTCAGCGAAGCCCAGACCCTCATGTTCCAGCAGCCGCTGCTGGCGGTGTTCCCGGGCATGGCCATCGCCCTCGCGGTGCTCGGCCTGAACCTGATGGGCGACGGCCTGCGCGACCTGCTCGATCCGCGCCTGGCGCGCGCGAGATAAGCAAGCACGTCATGGCGCTTCTCGAAGTCAACGACCTCCACATCGGCCTGCAGACGCAGCGCGGGCCGGCTGAAGCCGTGCGCGGCATTTCCTTCTCGCTGGAGCGCGGCGAAACGCTGGGCATCGTCGGTGAATCCGGCTGCGGCAAGTCGATCACCGTGATGTCGCTCATGGGCTTGCTGCCCGCCACCGCGAAGGTCACGGGCAGCATCCGCTTCGACGGCACCGAGCTGGTCGGGCGCGACGAGAAAGACATGTGCCAGATCCGCGGCAACCGCATCGGCATGATCTTTCAAGAGCCGATGACGGCGCTGAACCCGGTGCATACCATCGTGCGCCAGGTCGGCGAGCCGCTGCGGCTGCACCGCGGCCTGTCGAAGGCCGAGGCGCGCAAGGAAGTGCTCGCGCTGCTCGACCGTGTCGGCATTCCCGATGCCGCCTCGCGCCTCGATGCCTACCCGCACCAGTTCTCCGGCGGGCAACGCCAGCGCATCGGCATCGCGATGGCACTGGCCTGCGGGCCCGACCTGCTGATTGCCGATGAGCCCACCACCGCGCTCGACGTGACGATCCAGAAGCAGATCCTCGAGCTCATCCAGGGCCTCGTGGCCGAGCGCGGCATGGCGCTGATCTTGATTTCGCACGACCTCGGCGTGATCTCGCAAACGGTCTCGAAGATGCTCGTGATGTACGGCGGCAGCGTGGTCGAGAGCGGCCCGACCGACGCCGTGTTCGCCAAGCGCGCCCACCCCTACACGCAAGGCCTGTTCGCCGCGCGCCCCGCCATCGGCGCACCGCGCGGCCTGCGCCTGGCCACCATCCGCGGCAGCGTGCCCGAGCTGGTCGACCTGCCGCCGGGCTGCCCGTTCGCGGGCCGCTGCGCGTACACGGTGGATGCCTGCCACGCCACGCGGCCGTCCGCCACGGTGCTGCCACCGGACCACGCGGTGCGCTGCATCCGTCTCGAAGAAATTGCGGCCGAGCAGGCCATCGCGCCATGAATTCATCGACCCCGCTGCTGCAGGTGACCGACCTCGTGCGGCACTACGCATTGCCGCGCGAAAAGCTCTTCGGCCCGCCACCCACCGTGAAGGCGCTCAACGGCGTGAGCTTCGCCGTGCAGGCCGGCAAGAGCCTGGGCATCGTCGGTGAATCGGGCTCGGGCAAGTCGACCATCGCGCGCCTCGTGATGGCGCTGGACACGCCGACCTCGGGCAGCGTCGCGCTCGAAGGCCGCAACCTGCACACGCTCTCGAAGACCGACCTGCGCACCGCGCGGCGCGACTTCCAGATGGTCTTTCAAGACCCGTACGGCTCGCTCGATCCGCGCCAGAC
Encoded here:
- a CDS encoding ABC transporter permease encodes the protein MSATTVPSAVALKVPGFWRRALHHRSFVIGGVLSLLLLIAAVLSLVWTPWSPYTMDMPNKMQGPSATHWLGTDAFGRDVASLLLVGARASILVGVIAVGIGLVVGTALGLLAAARRGWVEEAVMRLSDFTLAFPAILSAIMMTAVFGAGIVNAIVAIGIYNIPTFARITRASANAIWSREYVAAARACGKGSFAITMQHVLPNISAVLIVQITIRFAIAILAEAALSYLGLGTQPPQPSWGRMLSEAQTLMFQQPLLAVFPGMAIALAVLGLNLMGDGLRDLLDPRLARAR
- a CDS encoding 50S ribosomal protein L25/general stress protein Ctc is translated as MKFVAYERAKQGTGASRRLRITGKTPGIVYGGDTQPQLIEIDHNALWHALKKEAFHSSILEMEFAGAVTKVLLRDVQYHPFRQLVQHIDFQRVDAKTRMNMKVPLHFKGEEESDAVKLDHNLVNHVMTELEINCLPSDLPEFLEIDLSGLKKNATLHVNDIKLPKGVKFVSHGKTNPVIVSAVPPLVSEEPAPAAEGAAAEGAAAAAGKPAAKTAKKK
- a CDS encoding ribose-phosphate pyrophosphokinase translates to MQANHPDFLVFTGNANPGLAAEIAHNLGTSLGAARVGRFSDGEVTVEINQNVRARDVFVVQSTCAPTNENLMELLIMVDALKRASAERISAVIPYFGYARQDRRPRSSRVPISAKVVANLLETVGVERVLTMDLHADQIQGFFDIPVDNIYASPVLLGDLRQKNYEDLIVVSPDVGGVVRARALAKQLNCDLAIIDKRRPKANVSEVMNVIGEIDGRNCVIMDDMIDTAGTLVKAAEVLKERGAKSVYAYCTHPIFSGPAIERLSKGTALDEVVVTNTIPLSDAAVACGKIRQLSVAPLIAETIQRIAKGESVMSLFSDQDNLF
- the pth gene encoding aminoacyl-tRNA hydrolase, translated to MIKLFVGLGNPGPEYEATRHNAGFWWIDALARDWKLNLVPERGYHGLAARANIGGQSIWLLEPQTFMNLSGKSVAALARFFKIAPEEILVVHDELDVVPGQAKLKFGGSHAGHNGLRDIHAQLGTGDYWRLRLGIGHPGVKSEVVNWVLKKPLKEQREAIEDAIVRTLHAAPALVAGEMEKATLMIHTSKPPRPKPPRREPGDGGTTPAAT
- a CDS encoding ABC transporter permease, with product MSLFLFKRIATLIGTLIGASVIVFLVLEILPGNAAQMLMGPDASPDAVAALATKLGLDQPAWTRYWHWIGGLLTGNLGDSYAYSSPVIDLILERLALTVPLAVMAMSLTVVIALLVGVTAAARHNKLGDVGLMGMAQVGIAIPNFWFAILLILVFSVQLQWFSAGGFEGWGEGIFAGLKSLLLPALSLAVVQAAILARITRSAVLEVMREDFVRTARAKGVSQRMVLWTHVLRNAMIPVITVMGMQFSELLAGTIVVENVFYLPGLGRLIFQAISNRDLIVVRNCVMLLAAMVVIVNFVVDVLYAVIDPRIKASDV
- a CDS encoding ABC transporter ATP-binding protein; the protein is MALLEVNDLHIGLQTQRGPAEAVRGISFSLERGETLGIVGESGCGKSITVMSLMGLLPATAKVTGSIRFDGTELVGRDEKDMCQIRGNRIGMIFQEPMTALNPVHTIVRQVGEPLRLHRGLSKAEARKEVLALLDRVGIPDAASRLDAYPHQFSGGQRQRIGIAMALACGPDLLIADEPTTALDVTIQKQILELIQGLVAERGMALILISHDLGVISQTVSKMLVMYGGSVVESGPTDAVFAKRAHPYTQGLFAARPAIGAPRGLRLATIRGSVPELVDLPPGCPFAGRCAYTVDACHATRPSATVLPPDHAVRCIRLEEIAAEQAIAP
- a CDS encoding YfhL family 4Fe-4S dicluster ferredoxin → MALMITDECINCDVCEPECPNDAIYMGAEFYEIDPHKCTECVGHFDEPQCVQICPVACIPVNPDHVETRETLLQKYVRLTADKAAPPASDAASPSSAGAV